The genomic stretch CATCAGAGATGTGTATAAGAGACAGGTGCAACATCTCGGGGATCGACGACGAGGAGCTCATCGAACTCGGCGAGGACCCCGCCGACCCCGGCGGCTACTTCATCGTCAACGGCTCCGAGCGCGTGCTGATGACCAGCGAGGACCTCGCGCCGAACAAGATCCTCGCCGAGTACGACTCGAAGTACGGCGACGAGATCCAGGTCGCCAAGACCTTCAGCCAGCGCCGTGGCTATCGCGCGCTCGTGCTGTGTGAACGCAACCGGGAGGGGCTGCTCGAGGTCTCCTTCCCGAGCGTCTCGGGTTCGATCGACTTCGTGACGCTGGTTCGGGCGCTGGGGCTCGAATCCGACGAGGAGATCGTCCACCGGGTCTCGGACGACCCCGAGGTCGTGAAGTTCATGCTCGAGAACTTAGAGGAGGCCGACGTCCAGACCGAGGAGGAGGCGATCGAGACCCTCGGCGAGCGCGTCGCCAGCGGCCAGGGCAAGAACTACCAGCTCAAACGCGCCAACTACGTCATCGACCGCTACCTCCTGCCCCACCTCCACGAGGAGGGCGTCGACGACGAGGACGTTCGTATCAACAAGGCGTTCTATCTCTGCCGGATGGCCGAGGCCTGTTTCGAACTCGCGCTCGGTCGGCGCGAGGCCGACGACAAGGACCACTACGCCAACAAGCGCCTCAAAGTCTCCGGCGACCTGATGACCGACCTGTTCCGCACGGCCCTGAACAAGCTCGCGCGCGACGTGAAGTACCAGCTCGAACGCGCGAACATGCGAAACCGGCAGCTCTCGGTCAACACCGTGGTTCGTTCGGACGTGCTGACCGAGCGGCTCGAACACCCGATCGCGACGGGTAACTGGGTCGGCGGGCGTTCGGGTGTCAGTCAGCTCGTCGACCGCACGGACTACATGGGCGTTCTCTCCCACCTCCGGCGGCTCCGCAGCCCGCTCTCCCGGAGTCAGCCCCACTTCGAGGCCCGCGACCTCCACGCGACGCAGTGGGGACGCATCTGTCCCTCCGAGACGCCGGAGGGGCCGAACTGTGGGCTGGTGAAGAACTTCGCGCAGTCGATGGAGCTCTCCCAGGACATCGACGACGAACGGGAACTGAAACGAGAACTCGCCACGATGGGGGTCGAGGGGATCCCCGGCAT from Halococcus hamelinensis 100A6 encodes the following:
- a CDS encoding DNA-directed RNA polymerase subunit B'' — its product is SEMCIRDRCNISGIDDEELIELGEDPADPGGYFIVNGSERVLMTSEDLAPNKILAEYDSKYGDEIQVAKTFSQRRGYRALVLCERNREGLLEVSFPSVSGSIDFVTLVRALGLESDEEIVHRVSDDPEVVKFMLENLEEADVQTEEEAIETLGERVASGQGKNYQLKRANYVIDRYLLPHLHEEGVDDEDVRINKAFYLCRMAEACFELALGRREADDKDHYANKRLKVSGDLMTDLFRTALNKLARDVKYQLERANMRNRQLSVNTVVRSDVLTERLEHPIATGNWVGGRSGVSQLVDRTDYMGVLSHLRRLRSPLSRSQPHFEARDLHATQWGRICPSETPEGPNCGLVKNFAQSMELSQDIDDERELKRELATMGVEGIPGIEGVTPSAD